The Pseudomonadota bacterium genome segment AGCCTCTGGCTCAACGCTGTAGCGGTCCGTCGCCGGCGATTCGACCGCCGGCAGGTTGATGCCGTGCGGCACCACCAGTCCGCGAACCGACAGGCCGGCTTGCTGGCACTCAAGCTGCTCCTGGCGAGACGTGAAGTGGACTCGATCGGCAGCTTCCAGATTGGCCTTTTCCAGCAGCCGCAGGTACACCCTTTTTCGGGTCGACTTCTGCCCCAGTGACCACAGGCAAAGCTGGCCCAGCGGTCGGCAGAGATAAGGTCGAGATGCCAACCGAGCCCAACGCATCGCCTGCGATGAGAGATACGAGAACACCGCATGGACATGCACGAGATCCCACTGAGCGCCGTTTTCGCGGAGCCAGTCCAGGGCACCGGGTGCCACGATGTGTTCGTCATACCACCGCATTCCCTTGAGGTTTCGGGGAAAGGCGAGTACCGGCACGTCCTGGTATTCAAACCAATCGCCTAGCGGGATGTCGCTGTTGTCTGGACCATTGTCATTGGTGGTCAACAGCGCGGAGTCGACGTCGGCTCCGCGCAGTGCGCTGATCATCGGTGCCATCGCAGCGCTGGGGCCGCCGCGGCAGGGAGCAATAGAGGGTATGACGTGCAGCACCCTCATCAGGCCTGCTCCAACATGTGGACAACACCCTGACTCATGGCGTCAAAGCCAAACTCTGCCTTAGCCAGCGCCTGGGCGTTTCGCCCCCAGCCGGCCAGGCGCTCGGGCCGAGAGAGTGCTTCGCCGAGCGCCGAGGCCAGGGCAGCCTCATCGTCGTGTGTAAACACCGCACCCGTATCCCGGCCGGCAATCATGTCAGGGCCGCAACCGACGCGATCACTGACAAGAGCGGGCAATCCCAGGGAAAAGGCTTCGTTCACCACCAGGCCCCAGGTTTCGGTAATCGACGGGAGCACCAGCAGATTGGCAGCCGCGTAGATTGCCGGCAAGGCCCCCTGATTTCTGAACCCGAGCATGTGAACCCGTGCACGTGGTGAATGGGCGTATTCCCGTGATTGCTGGGACAGGTTCAAACGCAACATCTGAAGCTATTGATTTAACACTGGATGCGAAGGAAGCCGGCGCGGATGCGTGCTTGGTTGTGACTCCTTATTATAATAAGCCAACACAGGATGGAATTATTGCGCATTTTAAAGCCCTTCATGACACCTGTGATTTTCCGATGATTTTGTATGATATCCCAGGCCGCAGTGTCGTTGAGATGAGTGTTGATACCATTGCCACGCTGGCCGAATTGCCAGGCATCGTTGGGATTAAAGATGCGACCAATGATTTATCCAAAATCTGCGCCATGCGGGAGCGCGTTAGCGATGATTTTTCTATTCTATCAGCTGAAGATCCAACTGCTGCTGGTTTATATGCGCTAGGTGGGCATGGGGTGATTTCAGTGGTTGCCAATGTGGCACCGGCCCTTAGCGCGAAAATGTGGGAAAGTTGGGATGCTGGTGACATTAAGCGCTTTGGTGAAATCCGAGATTTGTTGGCTCCGCTGGGGCGTGATTTATTCTGCGAGAGCTCTCCCGCGCCGGTGAAATATGCCATGCAGAAGCT includes the following:
- the dapA gene encoding 4-hydroxy-tetrahydrodipicolinate synthase is translated as MNGRIPVIAGTGSNATSEAIDLTLDAKEAGADACLVVTPYYNKPTQDGIIAHFKALHDTCDFPMILYDIPGRSVVEMSVDTIATLAELPGIVGIKDATNDLSKICAMRERVSDDFSILSAEDPTAAGLYALGGHGVISVVANVAPALSAKMWESWDAGDIKRFGEIRDLLAPLGRDLFCESSPAPVKYAMQKLGFGSDEVRLPLLPATEAARAKVDAAMKHAGLI
- a CDS encoding glycosyltransferase, with the protein product MRVLHVIPSIAPCRGGPSAAMAPMISALRGADVDSALLTTNDNGPDNSDIPLGDWFEYQDVPVLAFPRNLKGMRWYDEHIVAPGALDWLRENGAQWDLVHVHAVFSYLSSQAMRWARLASRPYLCRPLGQLCLWSLGQKSTRKRVYLRLLEKANLEAADRVHFTSRQEQLECQQAGLSVRGLVVPHGINLPAVESPATDRYSVEPEASVDAQTPAGAMTSILFLGRLDPKKGLERLLAAFSQVAASLPGAVLTVAGSGDASYVTNLRSQADELKLGDRVQFVGWVQGAEKHALLESADLFVLPSYSENFGVAVLEALGYGLPVLVSEAVALASEVGEAGAGLVVSGAEPSIADGLLKLGQDPGLRRRMSSAGRQLARERFSWPGVARQLKTHYQQILAAA
- a CDS encoding glycosyltransferase family 4 protein; translated protein: MLGFRNQGALPAIYAAANLLVLPSITETWGLVVNEAFSLGLPALVSDRVGCGPDMIAGRDTGAVFTHDDEAALASALGEALSRPERLAGWGRNAQALAKAEFGFDAMSQGVVHMLEQA